One Robbsia sp. KACC 23696 DNA segment encodes these proteins:
- a CDS encoding cell division protein ZipA C-terminal FtsZ-binding domain-containing protein, translated as MNQLQLGLIVAGVIIVVAVVVYNGVQGKRVRRRLPRTMDDAPVDGGGASGLPDGDEAPFIAPDRVSRREQSGEAGTRAAASAGAEAPVWGDARGTAPGTAAPPAAGSEVAKQQAREAAAERERREPTFGPAAQSNAADADGAAHADREAQLVEGVEGYEAAVGADGANIESAAVFGTAAPVAAATGATAATDATASAHPGDGASAPGALPGQGRAGTTVSNLPPVVVDSRLDCIVPLSLGEPVTGDRVIPFAVRLRRAGSKPVFVEGCDTDGQWGTLRPGTRYESLRVAVQLANRSGPLNELEFSEFVGSVHQLADALDASADFPDMGAVVQMARELDGFAAQCDAQLSVNVLTDGAPWSGSYVQAVASQDGLLLSRDGTRFVKLDAQQNPVFTMTFENMNFLRDDLTYKGGQMITLLLDVPVADEDILPWRLMCDYARSLAQRIGARVVDDQRRVLPDASMQAIDDRLMTLYARLEKAGLPAGSTATRRLFSS; from the coding sequence ATGAACCAGTTGCAACTCGGATTGATCGTCGCGGGCGTCATTATCGTCGTCGCGGTCGTTGTATATAACGGCGTTCAGGGAAAGCGGGTACGCCGTCGCCTGCCGCGCACGATGGATGACGCGCCGGTTGACGGTGGCGGCGCCTCGGGCCTGCCTGACGGTGACGAGGCGCCCTTTATCGCGCCGGATCGCGTGAGCCGTCGTGAGCAGAGCGGCGAGGCGGGCACGCGCGCCGCGGCTTCGGCGGGCGCCGAGGCCCCGGTGTGGGGCGATGCACGCGGCACGGCGCCCGGCACCGCGGCGCCGCCGGCCGCGGGGAGCGAGGTGGCGAAGCAGCAGGCTCGCGAGGCCGCGGCGGAACGCGAGCGTCGCGAGCCGACTTTCGGCCCGGCGGCGCAGTCGAACGCAGCCGACGCCGACGGCGCTGCGCACGCCGATCGAGAGGCGCAGCTGGTCGAGGGCGTTGAGGGGTACGAGGCGGCCGTCGGCGCGGACGGCGCGAATATCGAAAGCGCGGCCGTGTTCGGCACCGCCGCGCCGGTCGCTGCGGCGACTGGGGCCACGGCTGCCACCGATGCGACGGCTTCGGCGCATCCGGGCGACGGCGCATCGGCGCCCGGCGCCTTGCCCGGTCAGGGCCGCGCTGGCACGACGGTATCGAATCTGCCGCCGGTGGTGGTCGATTCGCGTCTGGACTGCATCGTGCCGTTGAGCTTGGGCGAGCCGGTGACCGGCGACCGCGTGATCCCGTTCGCCGTGCGTTTGCGTCGCGCCGGCAGCAAGCCCGTGTTTGTCGAAGGCTGCGACACCGACGGGCAGTGGGGCACGCTGCGTCCGGGCACGCGCTACGAGAGCCTGCGGGTCGCGGTGCAGCTTGCAAACCGTTCGGGGCCGCTGAACGAATTGGAATTCAGCGAATTCGTCGGCAGCGTGCATCAGCTTGCCGATGCGCTCGACGCCTCGGCGGACTTTCCGGACATGGGCGCCGTCGTGCAGATGGCGCGCGAGTTGGATGGTTTCGCCGCCCAATGCGATGCGCAACTGTCGGTCAATGTGTTGACCGATGGCGCGCCCTGGTCGGGCAGTTATGTGCAGGCGGTGGCGTCGCAGGACGGCTTGCTGCTGTCGCGCGACGGCACGCGCTTCGTGAAGCTCGACGCGCAGCAGAATCCGGTGTTCACGATGACCTTCGAGAACATGAATTTCCTGCGCGACGATCTGACGTACAAGGGCGGTCAGATGATCACGCTGCTGCTCGATGTGCCGGTCGCGGATGAAGACATCCTGCCGTGGCGCCTGATGTGCGACTACGCGCGCTCGCTGGCGCAACGCATTGGCGCGCGCGTCGTCGACGATCAGCGTCGGGTACTGCCGGACGCGTCGATGCAGGCCATCGACGACCGCCTGATGACCTTGTACGCGCGTCTCGAAAAAGCAGGGTTGCCTGCCGGTTCGACCGCCACACGACGTTTGTTTTCCTCCTGA